A stretch of the Bubalus kerabau isolate K-KA32 ecotype Philippines breed swamp buffalo chromosome 11, PCC_UOA_SB_1v2, whole genome shotgun sequence genome encodes the following:
- the LOC129622415 gene encoding LOW QUALITY PROTEIN: RNA-binding protein EWS-like (The sequence of the model RefSeq protein was modified relative to this genomic sequence to represent the inferred CDS: inserted 1 base in 1 codon; substituted 1 base at 1 genomic stop codon), whose amino-acid sequence MASTDYSTYSQAAAQQGYSAYTAQPTQGYAQTTQAYGQQSYGTYGQPADVSYTQAQTTATYGQTAYATSYGQPPTGYSTPTAPQAYSQPVQGYGTGAYDTTAATVTTTQASYAAQSAYGTQPAYPAYGQQPAATAPTSYSSTQPTSYDQSSYSQQNTYGQPSSYGQQSSYGQQSSYGQQPPTSYPPXTGSYSQAPSQYSQQSSSYGQQSSFQQDHPSSMGVYGQDSREFSGPGENRSMSGPDNRGRGRGAFDRGGMSRGGWGGGRSGMGAGERGGFNKPGGPMDEGPDLDLGPPVDPDEDSDNSAIYVQGLNDSVTLNDLVDFFKQCEVVKTNKRTEQPLIHFYLDKETGKPKGDATVSYEDPPTAKAAVEWFDGKDFQGSKLKVSLARKKPPMNSMQGGVPPREGRGMPLPLRGGPGGPGGPGGPMGHMGGRGVDRGGFPPRGPHGSRGNPTGGGNVQHRAGDWPCPNPGRGNQNFAWRTECNQCKVPKPEGFLPPPFPPLGGDRGRGGPGGMRGGRGGLMDRGGPGGMFRGGRGGDRGGFWGGRGMDRGGFGSGRRGGPGGPPGPLMEQMGGXRGGRGGPGKMDKGEHRQECRDRPY is encoded by the exons atggCGTCCACGGATTATAGTACATACAGCCAAGCTGCAGCCCAGCAGGGCTACAGTGCTTACACCGCCCAGCCCACTCAAGGATATGCACAGACTACCCAGGCATATGGGCAGCAAAGTTATGGAACCTATGGACAGCCCGCTGATGTCAGCTACACCCAGGCGCAGACCACTGCAACCTACGGGCAGACCGCCTATGCAACTTCTTATGGACAGCCTCCCACTGGATATTCTACTCCAACTGCCCCCCAGGCATACAGTCAGCCTGTCCAGGGGTACGGCACTGGTGCTTACGACACCACCGCTGCTACGGTTACTACCACCCAGGCCTCCTATGCAGCTCAGTCTGCATATGGCACTCAGCCCGCTTACCCGGCGTATGGACAGCAGCCAGCAGCCACTG CTCCTACCAGCTACTCCTCTACACAGCCGACTAGTTACGATCAGAGCAGTTACTCCCAGCAGAACACCTACGGGCAGCCGAGCAGCTATGGACAGCAGAGTAGCTATGGTCAACAAAGCAGCTATGGGCAGCAGCCACCCACTAGTTACCCCC AGACTGGATCCTACAGCCAGGCTCCAAGTCAATATAGTCAACAGAGCAGCAGCTACGGGCAGCAGAGTTCATTCCAACAGGACCACCCCAGTAGCATGGGTGTTTATGGGCAGGACTCTAGAGAATTTTCAGGACCAGGAGAGAACCGGAGCATGAGTGGCCCTGATAACCGGGGTAGGGGAAGAGGGGCATTTGATCGTGGAGGCATGAgcagaggtgggtggggaggaggacgCAGTGGAATGGGCGCTGGAGAGCGAGGCGGCTTCAATAAGCCTGGTGGACCCATGGATGAAGGACCAGATCTTGATTTGGGCCCACCTGTAGATCCAGATGAAGACTCTGACAACAGTGCCATTTATGTGCAAGGACTGAACGACAGCGTGACTCTCAATGATCTGGTGGACTTCTTTAAGCAGTGCGAAGTCGTTAAGACGAACAAGAGGACTGAACAACCCTTGATCCATTTTTACTTGGACAAGGAAACAGGAAAGCCCAAAGGTGATGCTACGGTGTCTTATGAAGACCCACCAACTGCCAAAGCTGCTGTCGAGTGGTTTGATGGGAAAGATTTCCAAGGGAGCAAACTTAAAGTGTCTCTTGCTCGGAAGAAGCCACCCATGAACAGCATGCAGGGAGGGGTGCCCCCGCGTGAGGGCAGGGGGATGCCGCTGCCGCTCCGAGGAGGTCCAGGGGGCCCAGGAGGTCCTGGAGGACCCATGGGGCACATGGGAGGCCGCGGAGTAGACAGAGGAGGCTTCCCACCAAGAGGGCCCCACGGTTCCCGGGGGAACCCGACTGGAGGAGGAAACGTGCAGCACCGAGCTGGAGACTGGCCGTGCCCCAACCCGGGCCGTGGGAACCAGAACTTCGCCTGGAGAACAGAGTGCAACCAGTGTAAGGTCCCAAAACCTGAAGGCTTCCTCCCACCGCCTTTCCCACCCCTGGGCGGTGACCGCGGCAGAGGTGGCCCTGGAGGCATGCGGGGAGGAAGAGGTGGCCTCATGGACCGCGGTGGTCCCGGTGGAATGTTCAGAGGCGGCCGTGGTGGAGACAGAGGTGGCTTCTGGGGCGGCCGGGGCATGGACCGCGGTGGCTTTGGTAGTGGAAGACGAGGTGGTCCTGGGGGGCCCCCTGGACCACTGATGGAACAGATGGGAGGATGACGAGGGGGGCGAGGAGGACCTGGAAAGATGGATAAAGGCGAGCACCGTCAGGAGTGCAGAGACCGGCCCTACTAG